The Fusarium musae strain F31 chromosome 10, whole genome shotgun sequence genome window below encodes:
- a CDS encoding hypothetical protein (EggNog:ENOG41), translating into MKDRTSDHIHFPQHAHRIPRRSDGVSGYSDLLGRAVLISIINYLADVVDAIEDIKLPKQHKDRTKLKSDKKRMCDTAVRGANTLTALFNSAKGQTKYTDPAPKNLPLYRDEIRGQLLYPLSKAKTSKPSLGKSFTFAPWQQRLTAILSGIEEEVCWWLRLQRPTKTYDKRSTTHSHTSKAYGQRSTASKPYDQYSTRTGKTDQRSSRPKQSKSHSQRGKRSRSPSPSGGCAVM; encoded by the exons ATGAAAGACCGAACAAGCGATCATATTCATTTTCCTCAGCATGCTCATCGCATTCCACGACGCTCAGATGGCGTCAGTGGATATAGCGATTTGCTGGGGAGAGCGGTGTTGatatccatcatcaactaccttgctgatgttgtcgatgCAATTGAAGACATCAAGCTGCCCAAGCAGCACAAAGATCGTACCAAGTTGAAGAGCGATAAGAAGAGAATGTGCGATACTGCTGTCAGAGGTGCAAACACGTTGACAGCCCTGTTCAATTCGGCAAAGGGCCAGACCAAGTACACAGACCCAGCCC CAAAGAACTTGCCGCTCTACCGAGACGAAATCCGGGGTCAGTTACTGTATCCCCTgtcaaaagccaagacatcGAAGCCCAGCCTTGGCAAATCTTTCACGTTCGCACCGTGGCAGCAAAGACTCACCGCCATCTTGTCTGGTATCGAGGAAGAGGTCTGCTGGTGGCTCAGGCTTCAACGACCGACCAAGACATATGATAAGCGCTCAACAACGCATAGCCATACAAGCAAGGCATATGGTCAACGCTCAACTGCTAGCAAGCCTTACGATCAATACTCTACACGCACAGGCAAGACTGATCAGCGATCGTCGAGGCCCAAGCAGTCAAAGAGCCATTCTCAGCGAGGCAAGAGGAGCCGTTCACCTTCGCCCTCTGGTGGATGTGCTGTTATGTAG
- a CDS encoding hypothetical protein (EggNog:ENOG41) codes for MAQPNKFDCEEILTNTSLPEVYDKLVKLAEEFSVLGEIDTAKGLVSLLLQDTTSEWQREQLHHFEPFFAAADIWPDEIPEKERSEAVSDETASKHALDIDDVEEQDDKGNLQEQIKKAHQFGADGSSLADALSSAFRLAWKQTPNLEEVQNDSKVQEVLELIAQNLYKRGIISRLAGRHDLSGLLATGVLARKVPVDKKKIEALGKDVVATFAERFRKGRKPLDIESKPMKDVLLELERNTKPKSLEYWEEMEQDPPETLFNLPPATDEQISSLEKRLKVTLPDDYKEFLKITNGFGGTWNGFHLDPPLHSVDDVEWSDPLFEIPFVQFHESISGVLKLDLPERDDWPNSGPNIEIGREDVLGILLLTPECTKTVFEAYDTAFKGSDTSEDDKKQEMKVIEAHYGSYDNMKKLDWATIEFHDSEDIPCGTFRQFLENRLRRTTTVGYPDENSKEAGSLAYTCLADNS; via the coding sequence ATGGCTCAACCAAATAAATTTGATTGCGAAGAGATCTTGACAAACACTTCACTTCCGGAAGTTTACGATAAGCTGGTTAAACTGGCCGAAGAGTTCTCTGTTCTTGGTGAGATCGATACCGCCAAAGGCCTAGTTTCACTGCTCCTCCAGGACACTACCTCGGAATGGCAACGCGAGCAGCTCCATCATTTTGAGCCGTTCTTTGCGGCTGCCGACATATGGCCTGATGAAATCCCAGAGAAGGAACGAAGTGAAGCAGTATCAGACGAGACTGCATCTAAGCATGCCCTTGACATCGACGATGTCGAGGAACAAGATGACAAAGGCAATCTCCAGGAGCAGATAAAGAAGGCCCACCAATTCGGTGCGGATGGATCAAGCTTGGCTGATGCCCTGTCAAGTGCCTTCAGGTTGGCGTGGAAGCAGACCCCCAACCTGGAAGAAGTCCAGAACGATTCGAAAGTTCAAGAAGTTCTCGAACTCATCGCCCAGAACCTATACAAGAGAGGGATCATCTCGCGTCTTGCTGGACGCCATGATCTCAGTGGACTACTAGCTACAGGCGTATTGGCACGAAAAGTCCCcgttgacaagaagaagattgaagCCCTTGGCAAAGACGTCGTTGCCACATTCGCAGAGCGATTTAGAAAAGGTCGGAAACCACTGGACATAGAGTCAAAACCCATGAAAGACGTGCTGTTGGAGCTTGAACGGAACACGAAGCCAAAATCCCTCGAATATTGGGAAGAGATGGAACAAGATCCTCCGGAAACACTCTTCAATCTGCCGCCGGCTACAGATGAGCAGATATCATCACTGGAAAAGAGGCTGAAAGTAACACTGCCAGATGATTACAAGGAATTTCTGAAGATCACCAATGGATTTGGAGGTACGTGGAACGGCTTTCATCTCGACCCTCCTCTCCACAGCGTCGACGACGTCGAGTGGTCTGATCCTTTATTTGAAATCCCTTTCGTTCAATTTCATGAGAGTATCAGTGGAGTACTCAAGCTGGATCTACCAGAGAGAGATGACTGGCCAAACTCCGGCCCAAATATCGAGATTGGCCGTGAAGATGTCCTTGGTATTCTGCTCCTCACACCCGAGTGCACCAAGACAGTCTTCGAAGCATATGACACAGCATTCAAAGGGTCGGATACCTCGGAAGATGACAAGAAGCAGGAGATGAAGGTCATTGAAGCGCACTATGGAAGCTACGATAACATGAAGAAGTTGGACTGGGCTACTATTGAATTTCATGATTCGGAGGACATTCCATGCGGGACGTTTCGGCAGTTCCTTGAGAACAGATTGCGCAGAACAACGACTGTGGGGTACCCGGACGAAAACTCAAAGGAGGCTGGAAGTCTGGCTTATACCTGCTTGGCTGATAATTCTTAA
- a CDS encoding hypothetical protein (CAZy:AA9) produces the protein MKFSALALAALSQVASAHYFFDVTALNGAESKSFQYIRDFTRPTKYNPIKFSSNPSADIRDNSFADGEDIICNQGATGTGGQTEVLEVKGGDVMTFKLAVGAKMGHPGPTLAYMSNAGGDVKSYKGDGDWFKIMEEGVCNTGGDFTKDAWCNYDAPSFDVKIPQGTPNGEYLLRVEHIGIHKSHVHQPEHYVSCAQVKVTGGSDGTVDAEMVKFPGAYKDTDGYANFSIYGGVKPFPMPGPKVWDGSASAGGSTGGNTGNTGGSTETPAAGNTEAPASTPAPEAGNGQQNGGEQAQPQTGNNGQNNGQNGGFNQQFQGQAGSSSSPCHA, from the coding sequence atgaagttcTCCGCTCTCGCCCTCGCTGCCCTCTCGCAGGTCGCCTCTGCCCACTACTTCTTCGACGTCACCGCTCTCAACGGTGCCGAGTCCAAGTCCTTCCAGTACATCCGTGACTTCACCCGTCCCACCAAGTACAACCCCATCAAGTTCTCCTCCAACCCTTCCGCCGACATCCGCGACAACTCCTTCGCTGATGGTGAGGACATCATCTGCAACCAGGGTGCCACCGGAACCGGTGGTCAGACTGAGGTCCTCGAGGTCAAGGGCGGCGATGTCATGACCTTCAAGCTCGCTGTCGGTGCCAAGATGGGTCACCCCGGACCTACTCTGGCCTACATGTCCAACGCTGGTGGTGACGTCAAGTCCTACAAGGGTGACGGTGACTGGTTCAAGATCATGGAGGAGGGTGTCTGCAACACCGGTGGTGACTTCACCAAGGACGCCTGGTGCAACTACGACGCCCCCTCTTTCGACGTCAAGATTCCCCAGGGTACCCCCAACGGCGAGTACCTCCTCCGAGTTGAGCACATCGGTATCCACAAATCTCACGTCCACCAGCCCGAGCACTACGTCTCTTGCGCTCAGGTCAAGGTTACCGGTGGCTCCGACGGCACTGTCGACGCCGAGATGGTCAAGTTCCCCGGTGCCTACAAGGACACCGATGGGTACGCCAACTTCTCCATCTACGGCGGTGTCAAGCCCTTCCCCATGCCCGGCCCCAAGGTCTGGGACGGTTCCGCTTCCGCTGGTGGCTCTACTGGTGGCAACACTGGCAACACCGGTGGTAGCACCGAGACCCCTGCCGCTGGCAACACTGAGGCTCCCGCTTCCACCCCCGCTCCCGAGGCCGGTAACGGTCAGCAGAACGGTGGTGAGCAGGCCCAGCCTCAGACTGGCAACAACGGCCAAAACAACGGCCAGAACGGTGGCTTCAACCAGCAGTTCCAGGGACAGGCTGGTTCCAGCAGCTCTCCTTGCCACGCTTAA
- a CDS encoding hypothetical protein (EggNog:ENOG41), with protein MGSLKLSRGTSETSRSSDAGERRLPTTPPMKILFLCTAHNSLSQQLYLILSQKHDVTIEYALSDKAMIEAAALFQPNVIVCPFLTTRVPSEIFTKYLTLIIHPGPPGDAGPSALDWVLMGDDGNVVDSDQLLKSQSWSQNGRSHWGVTVLQAAEEMDAGPVWAFEQFKIDIDAPGVTKSTLYRKEVTQAAITATATALHRIVSAANGFSDSGIAAALSRLSLLEKQDIRGISVDLVPNRSYKSLSVTLRKPFFGGPTHRRPLLKAADRNFDIQYEPARTISRKIRSADSQPGCLTKLFGGVGLYVYGGTIEAGRDPKCKRGPGQIIGCRDDAVCVATCDGQGIWITHIRRVKRKVDSMLWPKVPAVSGLLELGLIDQGTLSTSVSLRPLLDWSKATYSTHQEIWVEFAASAGKRQVAFVYFEFYNGAMSTSQCSRLIEALEFVALQGALDAVVLMGGDSYFSNGIALNVIEASDDPAAESWKNINRIDDVVHMLLDVFPRKNVTTIAALRGNCAAGGVALAAACDVVIAGSEVVLNPAYRTLGLYGSEYHSLSYVGRCGPERARYILRAMLPISTSQARDMGLVDKVLPASGHFLDMRVRHHIKEMSFTTYKPGKWKSKVDVSCTGLTAARTLELGEMAKDFWSARSERYNTRRRDFVRKVKPTQSPLRFATHRRRDGDLDEEESDSFDDVAVFKELVIERILKERLSKMDSRLLSLHEKLRSHDQPSSTGGETRRLQEGKGLMFPCYYEVDTHVCT; from the coding sequence ATGGGTTCACTGAAGCTATCACGAGGTACTAGCGAGACCAGTCGCTCAAGCGATGCCGGTGAGCGTCGCCTGCCTACTACGCCGCCAATGAAGATCCTCTTTCTCTGCACGGCGCACAACTCGCTCTCTCAGCAGCTGTATCTTATCCTCAGTCAGAAACACGATGTCACGATTGAGTATGCGCTATCCGACAAAGCCATGATCGAGGCGGCGGCCCTGTTTCAACCAAACGTCATCGTCTGCCCGTTCTTGACTACACGAGTCCCAAGCGAGATCTTCACCAAGTATCTCACCCTCATCATCCATCCTGGACCGCCAGGTGATGCAGGACCAAGCGCCCTCGACTGGGTGCTCATGGGCGACGATGGCAACGTCGTAGACTCCGACCAACTACTCAAATCCCAGTCTTGGAGCCAGAACGGCCGGTCGCATTGGGGTGTCACAGTCTTACAAGCTGCTGAGGAGATGGACGCTGGTCCAGTCTGGGCATTTGAGCAGTTCAAGATCGACATCGATGCGCCCGGAGTCACCAAGTCAACACTCTACCGTAAAGAGGTCACCCAAGCAGCCATTACTGCCACCGCTACTGCTCTGCACCGCATCGTCTCGGCAGCTAACGGCTTCTCCGATTCAGGCATCGCAGCAGCTCTATCTCGACTGTCACTGCTAGAGAAACAGGACATTCGTGGAATCTCGGTTGACCTTGTCCCCAACCGCAGTTACAAAAGCCTGTCAGTGACACTGCGCAAGCCCTTTTTTGGTGGACCAACACACCGCCGACCACTTCTCAAGGCAGCGGACCGCAACTTCGACATCCAATACGAACCCGCTCGGACGATATCGCGAAAGATCAGGTCTGCTGATTCGCAGCCTGGCTGCCTCACAAAGCTGTTCGGAGGAGTCGGACTCTACGTCTACGGAGGTACGATTGAGGCTGGGAGAGATCCGAAATGCAAGCGTGGACCTGGACAGATCATCGGTTGCAGAGACGATGCTGTTTGCGTCGCCACCTGTGATGGACAAGGCATCTGGATCACTCATATCCGTCGAGTGAAGCGCAAGGTTGATTCAATGCTCTGGCCCAAAGTCCCCGCTGTCTCAGGCCTTCTCGAGCTCGGCCTCATCGACCAAGGCACCCTGAGTACTTCAGTATCACTACGCCCTCTCCTCGACTGGTCTAAAGCAACATACTCAACCCACCAAGAGATCTGGGTAGAGTTTGCTGCGAGTGCAGGCAAGCGCCAAGTCGCTTTCGTTTACTTCGAGTTCTACAACGGCGCCATGAGCACCTCTCAATGCTCGCGACTCATTGAAGCCCTCGAGTTCGTCGCTTTACAAGGGGCTCTTGATGCTGTCGTGCTCATGGGAGGCGACTCATATTTCAGCAACGGTATTGCCCTCAACGTCATTGAAGCCAGTGATGATCCCGCAGCAGAGTCTTGGAAGAACATCAATCGCATTGATGATGTGGTGCACATGCTACTGGACGTATTTCCCCGGAAGAACGTCACTACTATTGCGGCGCTGAGAGGGAATTGTGCTGCTGGTGGCGTGGCCTTGGCAGCGGCTTGCGACGTGGTCATCGCGGGCTCCGAAGTCGTCCTCAATCCCGCGTATCGGACTCTCGGGCTCTACGGTTCAGAGTATCACTCTCTATCCTACGTCGGTCGCTGTGGACCAGAGCGCGCAAGGTATATCTTGCGTGCTATGCTACCCATATCTACTTCTCAAGCAAGAGACATGGGCCTGGTTGACAAGGTCCTCCCAGCTTCGGGACACTTCCTCGACATGAGAGTACGACATCACATCAAAGAGATGAGCTTCACGACTTACAAGCCTGGCAAGTGGAAGTCCAAGGTCGATGTGAGTTGCACTGGGCTCACAGCAGCAAGAACTCTTGAACTCGGCGAGATGGCCAAAGACTTCTGGAGCGCAAGGTCCGAGAGGTACAACACACGACGGCGAGACTTTGTGCGGAAAGTCAAGCCCACACAATCGCCGCTACGCTTCGCGACTCACAGACGACGGGATGGGgatcttgatgaggaagagtcTGACTCTTTCGATGATGTTGCGGTGTTTAAGGAGCTGGTTATCGAGAGAATTTTGAAGGAGAGGTTATCCAAGATGGATTCGAGGCTGTTGTCCCTCCATGAAAAACTCAGGTCTCACGACCAACCATCGAGCACAGGAGGTGAGACAAGAAGGCTACAGGAAGGCAAGGGTTTGATGTTTCCTTGTTATTATGAAGTAGATACCCACGTTTGCACTTGA
- a CDS encoding hypothetical protein (EggNog:ENOG41), with the protein MNANHDEAPASYDDIGVGDAHPEVQKCVNRIFKASGKYPWDWLPRDYVPKVAAWGTNAALNLALAVEAVHAPGSTATMDQLREFLVGKARERQKVSKNGKPVKPTMNSDCAKARKWIEDNMVNSQSTSKQNKHKRSGHDGAFRNARLKTWRRLTIAQKQQPQDNLGDDDDNDDDDDDNDSSPGIDFSREMSVLSDISNVSSAIGPSDRTWTHKRDMPPPPCPVPSKRSRQVEQFVSTNIDDSKEASSLVDAEEEAYLSQAEATMFYAINRNLRTVGERIDAAEFRRNVYNQEIHNARRKLASIEMQASHCVAKATRERDEKQKRVRQLREEKKTLDAVMENQGGKCSDALQKMYDGFILEYEDEQKELKKAQNTLEAIEEENQKDKQRQDEQGKITSLEKDIAKEEEIIKRATRRKLALETVRCNVDLDRFLSAPDEVLCAAHEAAMKGQEYLS; encoded by the exons ATGAATGCGAACCACGACGAGGCACCAGCCTCATACGATGACATTGGGGTCGGTGACGCACACCCAGAGGTGCAAAAATGCGTCAATCGGATCTTCAAGGCATCTGGGAAGTATCCCTGGGACTGGCTACCGAGAGATTACGTTCCCAAAGTCGCCGCTTGGGGGACCAACGCCGCGTTGAACCTCGCCCTTGCCGTTGAAGCTGTCCACGCCCCAGGATCAACGGCTACCATGGACCAATTGCGTGAGTTCCTGGTAGGAAAGGCCAGGGAGCGCCAGAAAGTGAGCAAGAATGGCAAGCCAGTCAAGCCCACCATGAACTCGGATTGCGCAAAGGCTAGAAAGTGGATTGAAGACAACATGGTCAACTCCCAAAGCACATCGAAACAGAACAAGCACAAGCGGTCGGGCCATGACGGTGCCTTTAGGAACGCGAGACTGAAAACATGGCGCCGGCTCACCATCGCTCAGAAGCAGCAACCCCAGGACAatcttggcgatgatgatgacaatgacgacgacgacgacgacaacgatTCATCCCCAGGGATTGACTTCAGTAGGGAAATGAGTGTTCTCAGCGATATCAGCAATGTGAGCAGTGCAATCGGTCCATCCGATCGGACTTGGACTCACAAGCGGGACATGCCTCCTC CACCCTGTCCAGTCCCTAGCAAACGCTCGCGTCAGGTCGAGCAATTCGTATCGACCAACATCGATGACTCCAAGGAAGCATCCAGTCTAGTCGacgcagaggaagaagcttaTCTCAGTCAAGCT GAAGCGACGATGTTCTATGCTATTAATCGCAACCTTCGGACAGTTGGCGAAAGGATTGATGCTGCTGAGTTCCGGCGCAACGTATACAACCAGGAGATACACAATGCCCGAAGAAAATTAGCTTCAATCGAGATGCAAGCCAGCCACTGCGTCGCGAAAGCCACGAGAGAACGAGACGAAAAACAAAAGAGAGTGAGGCAATTgagggaggaaaagaagacccTTGACGCGGTGATGGAGAACCAAGGTGGAAAGTGTTCAGACGCTCTGCAAAAGATGTACGACGGCTTTATCTTGGAATATGAAGACGAGCagaaggagctcaagaaaGCCCAAAACACTTTGGAAGCAATAGAAGAGGAAAATCAGAAGGACAAGCAGCGTCAAGACGAACAAGGTAAGATCACATCTCTAGAGAAGGATAttgccaaagaagaagagattatCAAGCgggcgacgaggaggaagttAGCACTCGAGACGGTTCGTTGTAATGTGGATTTGGACAGATTTCTGTCTGCTCCCGACGAAGTACTATGCGCAGCTCACGAAGCAGCCATGAAAGGGCAAGAGTACTTGTCGTAG
- a CDS encoding hypothetical protein (EggNog:ENOG41) — translation MTDILYEPNDDEEQNRMDLVHHIYSLLLAGKLHTAPIDNPQRVLDLGTGTGIWAIDFADPIADLGKWAFFSRSSRDRSEPHPAGLVSYEHAFSLAQAHIACRVPANCVFEVDDFEDPWVYKKPFDYIHARELEGCIGNEQQFFDRAFENLNSGGYLELQAQRGFFMSDDDSIKKAVNAEVWAEAVRDSSSKFGKPIDCAMNWKDKVIKAGFVDVHEEVRKVSFMSVEKECRWLIMRQIPIGAWPKDPVLKEVGKCQVVQSCAAIDSYTPMLLEKVLGWCKEETQVLMAKAKGELRNPSIHLYLPVYFIWGRKP, via the exons ATGACGGACATCTT ATATGAG CCaaacgacgacgaagagcaGAACCGCATGGATCTGGTCCATCATATCTATAGTCTTCTTCTAGCAGGGAAGCTGCATACTGCCCCAATTGACAATCCCCAACGCGTCCTTGATCTGGGCACAGGTACTGGCATCTGGGCAATCGATTTTGCAGA CCCCATTGCTGACCTTGGGAAGTGGGCATTCTTCAGCCGAAGTAGTCGGGACAGATCTGAGCCCCATCCAGCCGGACTGGTGAGTTATGAGCATGCCTTCTCCTTAGCCCAGGCTCATATTGCTTGCAGGGTTCCTGCCAACTGCGTTTTTGAAGTCGATGACTTTGAAGACCCGTGGGTTTACAAGAAGCCGTTCGACTACATCCACGCTCGAGAGCTTGAAGGATGCATCGGCAACGAGCAGCAGTTCTTTGATCGCGCGTTCGAAAACCTCAACAGCGGCGGTTATCTCGAACTCCAAGCCCAGCGTGGTTTCTTCATGTCAGACGATGACTCGATCAAGAAAGCTGTGAATGCAGAGGTCTGGGCTGAAGCAGTTCGCGACAGCAGTAGCAAATTCGGAAAGCCTATCGACTGCGCCATGAACTGGAAAGACAAGGTGATAAAGGCGGGGTTTGTGGATGTTCACGAAGAAGTCCGAAAGGTGAGCTTTATGTCTGTTGAGAAAGAATGTCGTTGGCTGATCATGAGACAGATTCCAATTGGTGCCTGGCCTAAAGATCCTGTCCTGAAGGAAGTTGGCAAATGCCAGGTTGTTCAGTCTTGTGCAGCCATTGACTCGTACACTCCAATGCTGCTGGAAAAGGTCCTTGGATGGTGCAAAGAGGAAACCCAGGTCCTTATGGCGAAGGCGAAAGGGGAGCTCCGAAACCCCTCTATTCATCTATATCTTCCTGTCTATTTCATCTGGGGGAGAAAGCCATAG